One window of Streptomyces sp. NBC_00273 genomic DNA carries:
- a CDS encoding lipase maturation factor family protein yields MDWFTAPGYWLARLVFQRALAGVYLVAFLGAALQFRALIGAHGMTPVPRYVRYVPFRRAPSLFQLRYSDRLFAGCAWTGAALAAALAAGAGDEVPLAAAMATWAVLWLLYLSIVNVGQTWYSFGWESLLLEVGFLAVFLGNARAGPPVLVLWLLRWVLFRVEFGAGLIKMRGDPCWRKLTCLYFHHETQPMAGPLSWFFHHLPKPLHRVECAANHVTQLIVPVLLFTLQPVASYAAGIVIATQLWLVLSGNFAWLNWLTITLAVSAVDFTGLAGAPPAAASRTGPVWFVVLVCAVTVLVLFLSRHPVLNMVSRRQVMNRSFDALHLVNTYGAFGSVGRVRMEVAVEGTADRVPRTDGDWREYGFRGKPGEPGRLPRQFAPYHLRLDWLMWFAAISPDYARDWFGPFVERLLAGDRDTLRLLRDNPFPDDPPRHVRALLYRYRFTTWRELRETGAWWHRTLVREYLPPTRLADARRSEPE; encoded by the coding sequence ATGGACTGGTTCACGGCGCCCGGATACTGGCTCGCCCGGCTGGTCTTCCAGCGGGCCCTGGCCGGGGTCTACCTCGTCGCCTTCCTCGGGGCCGCCCTGCAGTTCCGGGCCCTGATCGGGGCGCACGGCATGACGCCCGTACCGCGCTACGTACGGTACGTGCCCTTCCGGCGCGCCCCGAGCCTGTTCCAACTGCGCTACTCGGACCGGCTCTTCGCCGGCTGCGCCTGGACCGGTGCGGCACTGGCGGCGGCACTGGCCGCCGGGGCCGGGGACGAGGTGCCGCTGGCCGCGGCCATGGCGACGTGGGCCGTGCTGTGGCTGCTCTACCTCTCGATCGTGAACGTGGGCCAGACCTGGTACTCCTTCGGCTGGGAGTCGCTCCTGCTGGAGGTGGGCTTCCTCGCCGTCTTCCTCGGCAACGCGCGGGCCGGTCCGCCCGTGCTGGTGCTGTGGCTGCTGCGCTGGGTGCTCTTCCGCGTGGAATTCGGGGCCGGGCTGATCAAGATGCGCGGGGACCCCTGCTGGCGCAAGCTGACCTGCCTGTACTTCCACCACGAGACGCAGCCCATGGCCGGGCCGCTGAGCTGGTTCTTCCACCACCTGCCGAAGCCGCTGCACCGGGTGGAGTGCGCGGCCAACCACGTGACCCAACTGATCGTCCCGGTGCTCCTGTTCACCCTGCAGCCGGTGGCCTCGTACGCCGCCGGGATCGTCATCGCGACGCAGCTGTGGCTGGTGCTCTCCGGCAATTTCGCCTGGCTGAACTGGCTGACGATCACGCTGGCCGTCTCGGCCGTGGACTTCACCGGGCTCGCGGGCGCTCCCCCGGCGGCCGCCTCGCGCACGGGTCCCGTGTGGTTCGTGGTCCTGGTGTGCGCGGTGACCGTTCTCGTCCTGTTCCTCAGCCGGCACCCGGTGCTCAACATGGTCTCGCGCCGCCAGGTGATGAACCGCTCCTTCGACGCGCTGCACCTGGTCAACACTTACGGGGCCTTCGGCTCGGTCGGCCGGGTCCGGATGGAAGTGGCGGTGGAGGGCACCGCGGACCGGGTGCCGCGCACGGACGGGGACTGGCGCGAGTACGGGTTCAGGGGCAAGCCGGGGGAACCGGGTCGCCTTCCGCGCCAGTTCGCCCCGTACCACCTGCGGCTCGACTGGCTGATGTGGTTCGCCGCCATCTCCCCCGACTACGCGCGGGACTGGTTCGGGCCGTTCGTGGAGCGGTTGCTGGCGGGCGACCGGGACACGTTGCGGCTGCTGCGCGACAACCCGTTCCCGGACGACCCGCCCCGCCACGTCCGCGCCCTGCTGTACCGCTACCGGTTCACCACCTGGCGGGAGCTGCGCGAGACGGGGGCCTGGTGGCACCGCACGCTCGTGCGCGAGTACCTCCCGCCGACCCGGCTCGCGGACGCACGCCGCTCAGAGCCCGAGTAG
- a CDS encoding NAD-dependent epimerase/dehydratase family protein: MKLLMLGGTEFVGRAITEDALTRGWEVTVFHRGHHAPPPGTSALHGDRTAPDGLAALTAGEWDLVVDTWGGAPTAVRDSARLLRDRAGRYAYVSSRSVYAYPAPAGLAEDGLLVGGSPDAGSTDYPEDKRGGELAALDAFVDRALLVRAGLILGPYENVGRLPWWLDRTARGGPVLAPGPRDLPIQYIDVRDLAHWTLDAAAAGRSGAYNLVSPSGHATMGGLLDACATTTGGGAELRWTDPDRLLEAGVQPWTELPVWVPEGEAYNHMHRGDVSKALAAGLTCRPVEETVADTWAWLRALGGAAPQRPDVPAKGISAEREAALLGL; this comes from the coding sequence ATGAAACTGCTGATGCTGGGTGGTACCGAATTCGTCGGACGCGCGATCACCGAGGACGCCCTGACCCGGGGCTGGGAGGTGACCGTCTTCCACCGCGGACACCACGCGCCCCCGCCGGGCACCTCCGCCCTCCACGGGGACCGCACCGCCCCCGACGGGCTGGCCGCCCTCACCGCCGGCGAGTGGGACCTGGTCGTCGACACCTGGGGCGGCGCCCCCACGGCGGTGCGCGACAGCGCCCGCCTGCTGCGCGACCGTGCCGGACGGTACGCGTACGTCTCCAGCCGCTCGGTGTACGCCTACCCCGCCCCGGCCGGCCTGGCCGAGGACGGCCTTCTGGTCGGTGGCTCGCCGGACGCCGGGTCGACCGACTACCCCGAGGACAAGCGGGGCGGCGAACTCGCCGCCCTGGACGCCTTCGTGGACCGCGCCCTGCTCGTGCGCGCCGGACTGATCCTCGGCCCGTACGAGAACGTCGGCCGACTGCCGTGGTGGCTGGACCGCACCGCCCGCGGCGGCCCGGTGCTCGCCCCGGGACCGCGGGACCTCCCGATCCAGTACATCGACGTACGCGACCTCGCGCACTGGACCCTGGACGCCGCCGCGGCGGGGCGCTCGGGCGCGTACAACCTGGTCTCCCCGTCCGGGCACGCCACGATGGGCGGACTCCTCGACGCCTGCGCCACCACCACCGGGGGCGGCGCCGAACTGCGCTGGACCGACCCGGACCGGCTCCTGGAGGCGGGCGTGCAGCCCTGGACCGAGCTCCCGGTCTGGGTCCCCGAGGGCGAGGCCTACAACCACATGCACCGCGGCGACGTCTCCAAGGCGCTGGCGGCCGGCCTGACGTGCCGGCCGGTCGAGGAGACCGTGGCCGACACCTGGGCCTGGCTGCGCGCGCTCGGCGGAGCCGCCCCGCAGCGCCCCGACGTGCCGGCCAAGGGCATCTCCGCGGAGCGGGAGGCCGCACTACTCGGGCTCTGA
- a CDS encoding SDR family NAD(P)-dependent oxidoreductase, whose product MTVTEDSQHYGHDSEPAYGPGIDPDRLALCLSVLDELDKLDVDHPDAITVRRATAGLYRTVKQRRRQERRAAKTANDKAVTEATATGSAERIDDETEGILPSSVTEAGRIAGILQRPRSCYVCKTRYVEVDYFYHQLCPGCAVENRTRREARADLTGKRALLTGGRAKIGMYIALRLLRDGAHTTITTRFPKDAIRRFKAMEDSADWMHRLEVVGIDLRDPAQSVALADQVSAAGPLDILINNATQTVRRLPSAYAALVEGEAAPLPAGELPAHHVIGAFNSGAVDGLAALPVGVSGLEAQKVADLALVAGNASLERHLAGTAIDAGGLLPDVVDSNTWVQTIDQISPVELLETQLCNYTSPFILISALRPAMADAARKAANGRAYIVNVSAMEGVFSRGYKGAGHPNTNAAKAAMNMVTRTSGQEMFQTDRILMTSVDTGWITDERPHFDKLRLAEEGFHAPLDLVDGAARVYDPIVRGESGEDLFGVFLKDYAPANW is encoded by the coding sequence ATGACGGTGACCGAAGACAGCCAGCACTACGGCCACGACTCCGAGCCCGCCTACGGGCCCGGCATCGACCCCGACCGGCTGGCCCTCTGCCTCAGCGTGCTCGACGAGCTGGACAAGCTCGACGTCGACCACCCCGACGCGATCACCGTACGCCGCGCCACCGCCGGCCTCTACCGGACGGTCAAGCAGCGCCGCCGCCAGGAGCGCCGCGCCGCCAAGACCGCCAACGACAAGGCCGTCACCGAGGCCACCGCCACCGGCTCCGCCGAGCGCATCGACGACGAGACCGAGGGCATCCTGCCCTCCTCGGTCACGGAGGCCGGCCGGATCGCCGGGATACTCCAGCGCCCGCGCTCCTGCTACGTCTGCAAGACGCGGTACGTCGAGGTCGACTACTTCTACCACCAGCTCTGCCCGGGGTGCGCCGTCGAGAACCGGACCAGGCGGGAGGCCCGCGCCGACCTGACCGGCAAGCGCGCGCTGCTCACCGGCGGCCGGGCCAAGATCGGCATGTACATCGCGCTGCGGCTGCTGCGCGACGGCGCCCACACCACGATCACCACGCGCTTCCCCAAGGACGCCATCCGCCGCTTCAAGGCGATGGAGGACTCCGCGGACTGGATGCACCGCCTGGAGGTCGTCGGCATCGACCTGCGCGACCCGGCCCAGTCGGTGGCCCTCGCCGACCAGGTGTCCGCGGCCGGTCCGCTCGACATCCTGATCAACAACGCGACGCAGACCGTGCGCCGCCTGCCCAGCGCCTACGCGGCGCTCGTCGAGGGGGAGGCCGCCCCGCTGCCCGCCGGTGAGCTCCCCGCCCACCACGTCATCGGCGCCTTCAACTCCGGCGCGGTCGACGGCCTGGCGGCCCTGCCCGTCGGAGTGAGCGGCCTCGAGGCGCAGAAGGTCGCCGACCTCGCCCTGGTCGCGGGCAACGCCAGCCTCGAGCGGCACCTCGCCGGCACGGCCATCGACGCGGGCGGTCTGCTGCCCGACGTCGTCGACAGCAACACCTGGGTGCAGACCATCGACCAGATCTCCCCGGTGGAGCTGCTCGAGACCCAGCTGTGCAACTACACGTCGCCGTTCATCCTGATCAGCGCGCTTCGGCCGGCCATGGCGGACGCGGCCCGGAAGGCGGCCAACGGGCGGGCGTACATCGTCAACGTCTCGGCGATGGAAGGCGTCTTCAGCCGCGGCTACAAGGGCGCGGGGCACCCGAACACCAATGCCGCCAAGGCCGCGATGAACATGGTGACGCGGACCAGCGGTCAGGAGATGTTCCAGACCGACCGCATCCTGATGACCTCGGTCGACACCGGCTGGATCACCGACGAGCGCCCGCACTTCGACAAGCTGCGCCTTGCCGAGGAGGGCTTCCACGCCCCGCTCGACCTGGTCGACGGCGCGGCCCGGGTCTACGACCCGATCGTGCGCGGCGAGTCCGGCGAGGACCTGTTCGGCGTCTTCCTCAAGGACTACGCCCCGGCGAACTGGTAA
- a CDS encoding transglycosylase family protein produces MGVRGRHRRYQPSSINRASLAVTAGGAGIALPLIGAGVAHAASVDTWDKVASCESTNNWRINTGNGYYGGLQFSQSTWRAFGGTAYAPRADLATKDQQIAVAEKVLGGQGPGAWPNCGKQAGLTRSGPAPAVTPQTKSQTKSQTQNKTQTQAQKQSLTQGQAPVARTTPEQGGGPRPTGTSVLPNPYVVAPGDSLSAIATDQHVEGGWQALYETNRTTIGGNPNLIFPGQRLTLRVTTGPALPPPPRQDPEKPPRTADPVTPGEPAAEKPAEKPAEKPAEKPAPKPAEKPVEKPAEKPVEKPAPEPASAQQKPDAGGFSAPVDAALGTAYRVSGSSWSSGYHTGVDFPVATGTAVKSVGPGQIVSAGWAGAYGYQVVIRHTDGRYSQYAHLSALGVKAGQQVSGGQRIGRSGSTGNTTGPHLHFEMRTGPGYGSDIDPLKYLRGHGVRI; encoded by the coding sequence ATGGGTGTACGGGGCCGGCACCGCCGGTATCAGCCGAGCAGCATCAACCGTGCCTCACTGGCCGTCACCGCCGGCGGGGCGGGGATCGCGCTCCCGCTCATCGGGGCCGGAGTCGCCCACGCGGCCTCCGTGGACACCTGGGACAAGGTCGCTTCCTGCGAGTCGACGAACAACTGGCGCATCAACACCGGCAACGGGTACTACGGCGGCCTCCAGTTCAGCCAGAGCACCTGGCGGGCCTTCGGCGGCACCGCCTACGCCCCGCGCGCCGACCTGGCCACCAAGGACCAGCAGATTGCGGTCGCGGAGAAGGTCCTGGGGGGTCAGGGGCCCGGCGCCTGGCCCAACTGCGGGAAGCAGGCCGGACTCACGCGCAGCGGCCCGGCGCCCGCCGTCACCCCGCAGACCAAGAGCCAGACCAAGAGCCAGACCCAGAACAAGACCCAGACGCAGGCGCAGAAGCAGAGCCTGACGCAGGGACAGGCCCCCGTGGCGCGGACGACCCCGGAGCAGGGCGGCGGACCGCGCCCGACGGGGACCTCCGTCCTGCCCAACCCGTACGTCGTCGCGCCCGGCGACTCGCTCTCCGCGATCGCCACCGACCAGCACGTCGAGGGCGGCTGGCAGGCGCTGTACGAGACCAACCGGACCACCATCGGCGGCAACCCGAACCTGATCTTCCCGGGCCAGCGGCTCACCCTTCGGGTCACCACGGGTCCGGCCCTGCCGCCGCCGCCGAGGCAGGACCCCGAGAAGCCGCCGCGGACCGCCGACCCGGTGACCCCCGGGGAGCCGGCCGCCGAGAAGCCGGCCGAGAAGCCGGCCGAGAAGCCGGCCGAGAAGCCCGCGCCCAAGCCGGCCGAGAAGCCCGTCGAGAAGCCGGCCGAGAAGCCGGTCGAAAAGCCCGCGCCGGAGCCCGCCTCAGCGCAGCAGAAGCCGGATGCCGGCGGATTCTCCGCCCCCGTCGACGCGGCCCTCGGCACCGCCTACCGCGTCTCGGGTTCCTCCTGGTCCAGCGGCTACCACACGGGCGTCGACTTTCCGGTGGCGACCGGCACCGCCGTCAAGTCGGTGGGACCCGGCCAGATCGTCTCCGCCGGCTGGGCCGGGGCCTACGGCTACCAGGTCGTCATCCGGCACACCGACGGCCGGTACTCCCAGTACGCCCACCTCTCCGCCCTCGGCGTCAAGGCCGGCCAGCAGGTCTCCGGAGGCCAGCGCATCGGCCGCTCCGGCTCGACTGGCAACACCACGGGCCCGCACCTGCACTTCGAGATGCGCACGGGACCCGGCTACGGCTCCGACATCGACCCGCTCAAGTACCTCCGTGGCCACGGGGTCCGCATCTGA
- the gndA gene encoding NADP-dependent phosphogluconate dehydrogenase produces MSTSTAQIGVTGLAVMGSNLARNFARNGFTVAVHNRTAAKATALVEEFGHEGAFVAAGSAKEFVDALERPRRIVIMVKAGEPTDAVIREFVPLLEEGDVIIDGGNAHFEDTRRRERELRERGLHFVGVGISGGEEGALLGPSIMPGGSTTSYASLGPLLEKISAKAADGTPCTSHVGPDGAGHFVKMVHNGIEYADMQLIAEAYHLLREVAGYSPAKIAETFRAWNRGRLDSYLIEITAEVLAHTDAATGRPYVDVVADAAEQKGTGRWTVQIALDLGVPVSGIAEAVFARAVSGHADLRDAARGLAGPTAAVLAPEAAEAFAADVEQALYASKIVSYTQGFHQIRAGSEEYGWNVDLGAVASLWRGGCIIRAAFLDRIRAAYDARPQLPSLLADAHFAEEIAAAQDGWRSVLVAAVRQGIPVPAFAASLAYYDALRAERLPAALTQGQRDFFGAHTYRRTDREGSFHTHWSGDRSEVRTS; encoded by the coding sequence ATGAGCACCAGCACAGCCCAGATCGGCGTCACCGGACTCGCTGTCATGGGCAGCAACCTCGCCCGCAACTTCGCCCGCAACGGATTCACCGTGGCCGTCCACAACCGCACCGCGGCCAAGGCCACCGCGCTGGTCGAGGAGTTCGGGCACGAGGGCGCCTTCGTGGCGGCCGGGTCGGCGAAGGAGTTCGTCGACGCGCTGGAGCGCCCCCGGCGCATCGTCATCATGGTGAAGGCCGGGGAGCCGACCGATGCCGTGATCCGCGAGTTCGTCCCGCTCCTGGAGGAGGGCGACGTCATCATCGACGGCGGCAACGCGCACTTCGAGGACACCCGGCGCCGCGAGCGGGAACTGCGCGAGCGCGGCCTCCACTTCGTGGGTGTGGGCATCTCCGGCGGCGAGGAGGGCGCGCTGCTGGGCCCGAGCATCATGCCGGGCGGCTCGACGACGTCGTACGCCTCCCTCGGGCCGCTGCTGGAGAAGATCTCCGCGAAGGCCGCCGACGGCACGCCGTGCACCTCGCACGTGGGGCCCGACGGCGCCGGACACTTCGTCAAGATGGTGCACAACGGCATCGAGTACGCCGACATGCAGCTCATAGCCGAGGCCTACCACCTGCTGCGCGAGGTCGCGGGCTACTCCCCCGCGAAGATCGCGGAGACCTTCCGGGCCTGGAACCGGGGGCGCCTGGACTCGTACCTGATCGAGATCACGGCGGAGGTGCTCGCCCACACGGACGCCGCGACCGGGCGCCCGTACGTCGACGTCGTGGCCGACGCCGCCGAGCAGAAGGGGACCGGCCGCTGGACCGTGCAGATCGCCCTCGACCTCGGGGTCCCGGTGTCGGGGATCGCCGAGGCGGTCTTCGCCCGCGCGGTCTCGGGCCACGCGGACCTGCGCGACGCCGCGCGCGGGCTGGCGGGCCCGACCGCTGCCGTGCTCGCACCGGAGGCCGCGGAGGCCTTCGCTGCCGATGTGGAGCAGGCGCTGTACGCGTCGAAGATCGTCTCGTACACCCAGGGCTTCCACCAGATCCGGGCCGGCAGCGAGGAGTACGGCTGGAACGTGGACCTGGGCGCCGTGGCTTCGCTGTGGCGCGGCGGCTGCATCATCCGGGCCGCGTTCCTGGACCGGATCCGGGCGGCGTACGACGCGCGGCCGCAGCTGCCGAGCCTGCTGGCGGACGCACACTTCGCCGAGGAGATCGCGGCCGCCCAGGACGGCTGGCGGTCCGTCCTGGTGGCGGCGGTGCGCCAGGGCATCCCGGTTCCCGCCTTCGCGGCCTCACTGGCCTACTACGACGCGCTGCGCGCGGAGCGGCTGCCCGCGGCCCTCACCCAGGGGCAGCGGGACTTCTTCGGAGCGCACACCTACCGTCGGACCGACCGCGAGGGCTCGTTCCACACCCACTGGAGCGGCGACCGCTCCGAGGTCCGCACGTCGTAG
- a CDS encoding aspartate/glutamate racemase family protein translates to MTDLLLLHTSPVHVPVFDALRDRNHPGAVLGHLVVPELLDRARAEGPESVAPALRGLLLPHTGSPVLVTCSTIGATAELLAPALGVPVLRVDRPMAAAAVRAGTRIAVLAALESTLAPTCELLAEEAGERPVSIETHLVAGAWDRFEVGDTAGYLARVAAAADSVTGADVIVLAQASMVGAADLATSPLPVLSSPAPGLAAGLAMRSAA, encoded by the coding sequence GTGACCGATCTGCTCCTGCTGCACACCTCGCCCGTGCACGTCCCGGTCTTCGACGCCCTGCGCGACCGGAACCATCCGGGGGCCGTCCTCGGGCACCTGGTGGTGCCGGAGCTGCTGGACCGGGCCCGCGCCGAAGGGCCGGAGTCGGTGGCTCCGGCCCTCCGGGGGCTGCTGCTCCCGCACACGGGGTCGCCCGTGCTGGTCACCTGCTCGACCATCGGGGCGACCGCGGAGCTGCTGGCTCCGGCGCTCGGCGTCCCGGTACTCCGGGTGGACCGGCCGATGGCGGCCGCCGCGGTCCGGGCGGGGACGCGGATCGCCGTACTGGCCGCCCTGGAGTCGACCCTCGCCCCGACCTGCGAACTGCTGGCCGAGGAGGCCGGTGAACGGCCCGTGTCGATCGAAACGCACCTGGTCGCCGGCGCCTGGGACCGCTTCGAGGTCGGGGACACCGCCGGCTACCTCGCCCGCGTCGCCGCGGCCGCCGACTCCGTCACCGGCGCGGACGTCATCGTGTTGGCCCAGGCCTCCATGGTCGGGGCCGCGGACCTGGCCACGAGCCCGCTCCCGGTGCTCTCCAGCCCGGCTCCGGGCCTGGCCGCGGGCCTGGCGATGCGCTCGGCCGCGTAG
- a CDS encoding GNAT family N-acetyltransferase: MSIEFQDDREAGRLLAVEDGAVVGHIAYFVLADAPHALVAVHTIVEQGHEGRGIAGGLVRTFYGIAAAEGVPVVPLCPYAASWAAKHPDEAPEPAAEVVRAAKAQLAASPDLV, encoded by the coding sequence ATGTCGATCGAGTTCCAGGACGACCGTGAGGCCGGACGGCTGCTCGCCGTCGAGGACGGGGCGGTGGTCGGCCACATCGCGTACTTCGTGCTCGCCGACGCGCCCCACGCCCTTGTCGCGGTGCACACCATCGTCGAGCAGGGGCACGAGGGCCGCGGTATCGCGGGCGGGCTGGTGAGGACCTTCTACGGGATCGCCGCTGCCGAGGGGGTGCCCGTGGTGCCGCTCTGCCCGTATGCGGCGAGCTGGGCTGCCAAACACCCCGACGAGGCGCCCGAGCCGGCCGCCGAGGTCGTACGGGCGGCCAAGGCGCAGCTCGCCGCGTCCCCCGACCTCGTGTGA
- the panD gene encoding aspartate 1-decarboxylase, which yields MMRTMFKSKIHRATVTQADLHYVGSVTVDADLLDAADLLPGELVHIVDITNGARLETYVIEGERGSGVIGINGAAAHLVHPGDLVILISYAQVEDAEARAFEPRVVHVDGDNRIVELGADPSAPVPGTDQRRSPHAVAV from the coding sequence ATGATGCGCACCATGTTCAAGTCCAAGATCCACCGGGCTACCGTCACCCAGGCCGACCTGCACTACGTCGGCTCCGTCACCGTCGACGCCGACCTGCTGGACGCGGCCGATCTGCTGCCCGGAGAGCTCGTCCACATCGTGGACATCACCAACGGGGCGCGGCTGGAGACCTACGTCATCGAAGGGGAGCGCGGGTCCGGGGTGATCGGGATCAACGGCGCCGCCGCCCACCTGGTGCACCCCGGGGACCTGGTCATCCTCATCAGCTACGCGCAGGTCGAGGATGCCGAGGCCCGGGCGTTCGAGCCCCGCGTCGTGCACGTGGACGGTGACAACCGGATCGTCGAGCTGGGTGCGGACCCGTCCGCTCCGGTGCCGGGTACGGACCAGCGGCGCAGCCCGCACGCTGTGGCTGTCTGA
- a CDS encoding MFS transporter, translating into MKVNKGFATLAALCASVFVVGTSEYLIAGLLPQVGADLDVSVGTAGQAVTAYALGVVIGGPLMALLTSRLPRKGLAIGLMLLFAAGSAISAVAPSFGLLLVGRVVSSLSHAAFLALALVTATRVVPAEKTGSAIATVASGFTVATLLGVPLGSLLGQGAGWRAPFAVLTVLSLVGTVLLAAVLPRQEAPSTRLREEIRVVARRPVMLAIATTAVGFSGVATVFTYIAPLLTRVSGFSAEAVSGLLLAYGAGSFLGNLTAGKLTDKSMSATVRGVFGGLAGTLLLVPFAVVWQPTAVAAVLVLGLLATATIAPLQGLILHHAGAAPNLAVSVNVGAFNLGAAAGSVIGGAIVAAGALRWTGLAGAVLSLIGLALTHLVLPRTRTSVKDAAHEASVT; encoded by the coding sequence ATGAAGGTGAACAAGGGTTTCGCGACGCTCGCCGCGTTGTGCGCGAGCGTCTTTGTCGTGGGTACTTCGGAGTACCTGATCGCCGGACTGTTGCCCCAGGTCGGCGCTGATCTGGATGTCTCTGTGGGCACCGCCGGACAAGCGGTGACCGCATACGCGCTCGGAGTCGTGATCGGAGGGCCGCTCATGGCCCTGCTGACCTCGCGTCTGCCGCGCAAGGGGCTCGCCATCGGCCTGATGCTGCTGTTCGCGGCGGGCAGTGCGATCAGCGCCGTGGCGCCGTCGTTCGGCCTGCTCCTGGTGGGCCGCGTGGTCTCCTCGCTCAGTCACGCCGCGTTCCTGGCCCTGGCGCTGGTGACGGCGACCCGGGTGGTCCCGGCCGAGAAGACGGGCTCGGCCATCGCCACCGTCGCCTCCGGCTTCACCGTGGCCACGCTCCTCGGAGTACCCCTGGGGTCACTGCTCGGGCAGGGCGCCGGATGGCGGGCTCCGTTCGCCGTGCTGACGGTTCTGTCCCTGGTGGGCACCGTGCTGCTTGCCGCCGTACTGCCCCGGCAGGAAGCACCGTCCACGCGACTGCGCGAAGAGATACGCGTAGTGGCACGTCGGCCGGTCATGCTCGCCATCGCCACCACCGCGGTGGGCTTCTCCGGCGTCGCCACGGTGTTCACCTACATCGCCCCGCTGCTGACCCGCGTCTCCGGCTTCTCCGCCGAGGCGGTCTCCGGTCTGCTGCTCGCCTACGGCGCGGGCAGCTTCCTCGGCAACCTCACGGCCGGAAAGCTGACCGACAAGTCGATGAGCGCCACCGTACGCGGGGTCTTCGGCGGGCTGGCCGGGACGCTCTTGCTCGTCCCGTTCGCCGTGGTGTGGCAGCCCACCGCGGTGGCCGCGGTCCTGGTACTCGGCCTGCTCGCCACCGCGACCATCGCCCCGCTGCAGGGACTGATCCTGCACCACGCGGGCGCCGCCCCCAATTTGGCGGTCTCCGTCAACGTGGGTGCCTTCAACCTCGGGGCCGCAGCGGGCTCGGTCATCGGCGGCGCGATCGTCGCCGCCGGCGCTCTGCGGTGGACCGGCCTGGCGGGCGCGGTACTGAGCCTGATCGGACTGGCCCTGACCCATCTCGTCCTGCCCCGGACACGGACGTCGGTGAAGGACGCCGCACACGAAGCTTCGGTCACCTGA
- a CDS encoding MerR family transcriptional regulator: MRIGELSRRTGVAVHLLRYYEEQGLLHPQRRPSGYREYVEEDVAIVRRIRSLLAAGLGTSTITTVLPCLRDAGDRLVPTCSDLLADLHQERDRIARVISDLQTSMDALNDVIAAAPADVTRRALASLDV; the protein is encoded by the coding sequence GTGCGCATCGGTGAGCTGTCCCGACGGACCGGCGTGGCCGTGCACCTGCTGCGCTACTACGAGGAACAGGGTCTGCTCCACCCGCAGCGGCGCCCCAGCGGATACCGGGAATACGTCGAAGAGGACGTTGCCATCGTCCGCCGCATCCGCAGCCTGCTGGCCGCGGGCCTGGGCACCTCAACGATCACCACGGTCCTGCCGTGCCTGCGGGACGCCGGCGACCGCCTCGTCCCCACCTGCTCGGACCTGCTCGCCGACCTCCACCAGGAGCGCGACCGCATCGCTCGGGTCATCAGCGACCTCCAGACCTCCATGGACGCACTCAATGACGTCATCGCTGCGGCCCCGGCCGACGTCACTCGCCGGGCACTGGCCTCACTCGACGTGTAA
- a CDS encoding zinc finger domain-containing protein produces the protein MSQLVLAQKWKQACSGNFHPCPRRHAAPGSPCRSRSGAAAGTYHTGRFTKVPRLAKLLRVPTPAAHGLVLELLAGPLQGMYGPSWPGRLLFGFFAAMAETEREYIREPTLEGLDAAAHKGNGGRPPVITDDMVHTVLRRRANGETVENTAELNLSYSRSTSVRRFARPGSRCATAGGRTPTAGSVRSSPLARRNAAAAAGRVEVGLCRKERSLLLNEGGSCRRVVCTRARRRGRSGIRGRDPRSMPTGPLWQSLNALALRHALSSGRRGCPRAAGVRGGAGGAGRAGRAAPAGSSPCY, from the coding sequence CTGTCACAACTCGTTCTCGCTCAAAAGTGGAAGCAGGCCTGTTCTGGGAATTTCCACCCCTGCCCACGCCGTCACGCAGCTCCAGGTTCACCCTGCCGCTCGCGCTCCGGCGCGGCCGCTGGCACCTATCACACCGGGCGCTTCACCAAGGTGCCCCGGCTCGCGAAACTCCTGCGCGTACCGACACCCGCCGCCCACGGCCTGGTCCTGGAGCTGCTCGCCGGCCCCCTACAGGGGATGTACGGCCCCAGCTGGCCGGGACGCCTGCTGTTCGGGTTCTTCGCGGCGATGGCGGAGACGGAGCGGGAGTACATCCGGGAGCCCACCCTCGAAGGGCTGGACGCCGCGGCGCACAAGGGAAACGGTGGCCGGCCGCCGGTCATCACCGACGACATGGTGCACACGGTGCTCCGCCGCCGCGCGAACGGTGAGACGGTCGAGAACACGGCCGAACTGAATCTCTCGTACTCGCGCAGCACGTCCGTGCGCCGCTTCGCTCGGCCGGGAAGTCGGTGCGCTACAGCGGGTGGGCGTACGCCTACGGCGGGGTCGGTCCGTTCGAGTCCTCTCGCCCGGCGAAACGCTGCTGCCGCCGCCGGGAGGGTTGAGGTCGGACTGTGCCGGAAAGAGCGCTCGCTTCTCCTGAACGAAGGGGGAAGTTGCCGCCGCGTCGTCTGCACCCGGGCGCGGCGTCGAGGACGGTCGGGCATTCGTGGCAGAGACCCTCGCAGCATGCCGACGGGCCCCTTGTGGCAGAGCCTGAACGCCCTCGCACTGCGGCACGCGTTGAGCTCGGGGCGGCGAGGATGTCCTCGGGCGGCCGGGGTGCGGGGCGGGGCGGGTGGGGCGGGCAGGGCGGGCAGGGCGGCCCCGGCTGGGTCCTCGCCCTGTTACTGA